In Pseudoduganella albidiflava, a single window of DNA contains:
- the gcvH gene encoding glycine cleavage system protein GcvH: MSNIPAELKYTESHEWIRKEDDGTITVGITEFAQDALGDIVFVELPKVGNSYTAGDDAAVVESVKAASDIYAPVSGEVTAVNDAVAGAPESINANAYDAWLFKMKPADAAAIDALLDADAYGKNTAS; this comes from the coding sequence ATGAGCAACATTCCCGCAGAGCTGAAGTACACCGAATCCCACGAGTGGATCCGCAAGGAAGACGACGGCACGATCACGGTCGGCATTACTGAATTCGCCCAGGACGCGCTGGGCGACATCGTCTTCGTCGAATTGCCGAAAGTCGGCAACAGCTACACCGCGGGCGACGATGCCGCCGTGGTGGAATCGGTGAAGGCCGCTTCCGACATCTATGCTCCGGTGTCGGGCGAAGTCACCGCCGTCAACGACGCGGTGGCCGGCGCGCCGGAATCGATCAACGCCAACGCGTATGACGCGTGGCTGTTCAAGATGAAGCCGGCCGACGCCGCCGCGATCGACGCCCTGCTGGACGCCGACGCCTACGGCAAGAACACCGCTTCCTGA